In the Carettochelys insculpta isolate YL-2023 chromosome 6, ASM3395843v1, whole genome shotgun sequence genome, GTATAATAAGCTGAAGTTGAATCCAGTTAATACTGAGGTCCTGTGAATCAGGAGACCATGTATTCAAGAATGTGGCATGGTGCCTGTTTTAAAAGGGGTTGCTTCTGAAAGAAGAGGTACCCAGCTTGGGCATCCTCCTGGAAccttttttaacatttgaaaatcaaatttcttcAATGTCTTGGAGTGCTTTGGGGCAGCTTCGTCTGATCTGCCAGCTGCGACCCTTCCTGAACAAGCATTACTTGGCCACAGTGATCCATGCTCTTGTCATGTCTCAACTGGATTATTGTAATTCTCTCTATATGCAACTGCTTTTAAAGAGTCTTCAGAAACTTCAGCTGGTCCAGAATGCAGCTGCCTGAGTTTTAACTCACACTCGTTATGAAGAGCACATTATGccagtgctccagcagctgcgCTGCCTTCCAGTGTGTTTCTGGGCACAACTTAAGGCATTGGTTACGACTTATAAAGCCCTAAGTGGGTTGGGTCCACGGTATTTAAAGACCACCTTTTCCCATATGAACCTGCCCGAGGATTGAGGTCAGCTGGGGAGGTTCTGCTCACTGTTCCCCCACAACGTGAGATAAGATTAACATCAACACAGAGCAGGGCCTTctcagcctttgctcccaggctgtggaattctcttgCCTGGGATATTCGCATGGTGCTAATGTTAACATTGTTTTGGTGCCAGGTTAAAGCCACCCGTTTTACTCAGGattttattggtgtttgagtttgcgtgtgtgtgtttttcttcttttgagatgttttagtaggttttatgtccttgTGGAGTTTTGTATTAGGaggaccatatctccctgtcccaaatacaggaccatttGATATGGAGAGAGAGGTGGCTTCTCGCAGCTCCATCAAGCCTCATGGAGCTGAGAAGGAGatagcagctgccagtgctccccaggagccccagggaagcagcagctgcccgcgCTCCCTCTGCTTTCCCAAGACTCAGGGaaatgactcccaccagcagctgctagCAGAAAAGGTCAGCGGAGGACAGCCCAAATGTGGGACAatgggtccctttgaaaaaataagttgagacacctttttggtgtcccaaatatgggaccgttctgcccaatatgggatggatgttCACACTATTTTGTCATTTTAAATCTTTCTAAATAagttgatatttttttaaaaaaattgtaagccACTTCAACTTTTTGAAATAGAGAggtggggtaaaaatatttttaaaaaaataaataaatgtgtgacTTCAGCCAAATTACTGAGGTTGGAATTTTTAAGTTGTTCACATGTTGCTCAGTGTCTCAGTTCTTCGGTGCTAGCTGAGCATGATCTCTCAGTGCCATAGGTGCTCTGTCTGTCAGATAAATGTAGGTTTATTAATACCgatacataggctatgtctacacttgccccgtacttcaaagggggcatggtaatcaggctgctgaggaattactaatgaagtgctgtggtgaatatacagcacttcattaagctaattctcccccatggcaacttccgagtgtcaaacttcaaagtgccagcacgcgtgtagccatgggcacttcaaagtgcacatgctacttcaaagtgcctttactccccataGTCCAAGTGTGTAAAATCCAAGGGAAAAAAAGCACCATTCATGTACAAGATATTATTATTCCTCATTATTAGTCCAAATACTATATTCCCATGAGTCCCATCAGGCTTATTCAATTTCAACATATCTACAAAACAATGACATACTTAAACATGAAGGATGACTTGAACACAAAGAGTGAGCTGAGCTGGAAAGATCCTCAAGTAAATTCCTCCAGAAAGAAAAAAGCCTTCATTAAATGAAATGTTGGACCCTAAAACCTGGGTAGTGTCCCTCTGGCATCTGACCTTTCTAGTTAGGTTTCTTTTCCATTTGCAAATTTGGGAGCACTGGTTTCCCACAGAATATTTGTAGGATATGAAATAAGATGAGGTAAGTAAGTTGCCAGACAAATACAGCATTTACTCCAGTGTGCAGTACATGCCAAGTATGAGGTACTTCCGAATGAACTTCAAAAGTACTGAAATGAACATTAGCTGCTGCTTCAAATATGTGAACAATGCCATTGCTTCCTAGCAAGCCATGAACTGGCATGAGCAGGGATCGGAAAGCGGGGGAAAAGTAGTAAGTGGATTAAGGAGATGTTGGAGAAGCACTTTCAAATCAGCAAACATATCTCATTGTCGCTGTGGGGTTTGTGTGGATTTCTTTGAGGAGCATCTCAGACAGTGGAGCGTATAGCCACTACAGGCCTCAgggcaaggaggaagggaagcccaGCTGTGTACCCCAGCTagtccttagcactgctcagaccacagggttgccttccccactccctcagagccTGGTAGAGTGGCACTGCTGTAGCattgcaaaggggcccagagcgctGACCACCACCACTGAAGTAGCCCACCTCAACCGCCCCTTTTACCTGcacccctgtcagtgggcctgaccTCTGATGTGCAGTGTATCATCTAAAATGTGCACATTATAGACCTATCCAGCCAGAGACGCTTCCTTCCTTGAAGTGCTTACAGCCTCAGACAAAGCAAAGGGAAGGTGGACAGACCTGAAAGCAGACTCTCTGAGGTGCTGACAGGAGCAAATTTTATTAATTCTATTGAGTGTGTGGTGTGGGTTTTGATAACATATAAACCactccctccctcttcctcttccccactGCATGCTGTTTGCCTTATCAAAGACAGCAACCCTTTCTCTCATCTTGCCTGCCTCACACAGTGGGCTGAGTGTGACAGGAAAAAGGCAAACTAAACCTTCACTGTATTTAAATTTGGCAGAACACCGGGGTGGTAGCAGGGCCCTAATGACTGGTCCTGCCTTTGAAGTACATGCTATCCCCTGTGCTCAAGCACTGGAGCCAAATGCTGTCATTCTTGCTCAGGCAAAAATTCAATTCAAATCAACGTTGAGTTCAACAGCTAACTTGCTTGAATACAGACTAGGATTTGGCCCTTACCAGTTGCCACACAGCAATAATAATATAATGTGTTGAAATATTTCCATCATATTCAGCTGACAAAAGCTATTTGCTTAGGCTTCATATTAAGGTGTTTATTACAGTAGCAACTCTGTGATAGGTTGTCAGGTTGAACTGGCAATTTCTATACATACCTACTTTTAGGCCAGGAGTAGGCCTGCGAACACTCTGTAGCTTCTGTCGGTGACTGAAGACTTTTTTCAAAACATAGTTACAGCTTATGGTGGTTGTGTTCACAAGGGCTATAGACAACCTCAGGCAGACAGGCCAGGAGCGGGTTTGGCCTACAGCCCTCCtcagaaaaaatgtgtgtgtgtgtgcactcaaAATAGAAATCTTGTTTGATCCACGAGCAACAACCACACAGGAAAATAGTTAGTTGCTGGTGTGGGTTCTGGCAAAGCACCTTTTATTCAGTATAGCTAGTGTGCTCTTTAAGCACAGctaattaatttttttcccagaATGTCCATGTTGTGGCTTACACAATGTATCCAAGAAAGCCATGCTTTACACCTTGACTCTGACATCAGTGTTAATATATATTGCTGTTACAACTACCCAGCTCTCCCTGAAACTCTTCAAATTCTTGCATTTGTTCTGTGGGTGCTTAGTGCTATTTCTAATTTGCTGTTACACTTGCACCATAAATGGAAGGTCATTAAATCGTAAGCCTCTGTAGTACCTAAAGTGTGACATTTCCTAATGAGTGACTTTGGGCAGGGTTGCCTATTTACTGGCTTATGTGCATGCTGAAGATTGAAATCCAGGGACATATGTTGAGTGTCTTTGTATAAAACAGAAACAATAATATGCTTTTAATATTAATCTGTACTTTTGTGTAACTGATGCTCATAACAGCTGTTACATAAGTAAAGTTTTCTCCTCTCAGGTCAGCTAAATGGTTATGGAATTGGTTTTGGCCCCAATGAAATTTTAAAGTTCTGTTTTTTGTCTCGTCCTTAACAGTTCCACCAAGTAAGAAGAGTGATGACCATCCTTTTCCTTACTATGGTTATTTCATACTTCAGTTGCATGAAAGCTGCCCCTATGAAAGAAGCAAGTGTCAAAGGACAAGGCAGCATGGCTTACCCAGGTCTTCGGACCCATGGGACTCTGGAGAGCCTAAGTGGGCCCAACACTGGTTCAAGAGGATTGACATCATTGGCAAACACTTTTGAACATGTCATAGAGGACCTTCTAGATGAGGAACAGGATGTCCAGCCCAGTGAGGAAAACAAGGATGCAGATTTGTACACATCTCGGGTTATGCTAAGCAGTCAAGTGCCTTTGGAGCCCCCATTGCTTTTTCTCCTTGAGGAGTACAAAAATTACTTGGATGCTGCAAATATGTCCATGAGGGTCCGGCGTCACTCTGACCCTGCTCGCCGTGGAGAGCTGAGCGTGTGTGACAGTACTAGTGAGTGGGTAACAGCAGCAGAAAAAAAGACTGCAGTGGACATGTCTGGTGCAACGGTTACAGTCCTGGAAAAAGTCCCAGTACCCAAAGGCCAACTGAAGCAATACTTCTATGAGACCAAATGCAATTCCAAAGGTTACACGAAAGAGGGCTGCAGGGGCATAGACAAGAGGCACTGGAATTCCCAGTGCCGAACTACCCAGTCTTACGTGCGAGCTTTCACGATGGATAACAGAAAGAGAGCTGGCTGGAGGTTTATAAGAATAGACACTTCCTGTGTATGTACACTGACCATTAAAAGGGGAAGATAGTGGATTCATGTTGTATAGATTATATTGAGACAAAATTATCTATTTGTATATATACATAACAGGGTAAATTATTCAGTAAAATTATAATTTTATGGACTGCATGTATAACTGAAATTTATACAGTACAGTGGTTCCACAATCTATTTATTGAACATATCCATGACCTGAAGGGGAACAAATGTCATTTGCGCACAACTAAAAAAATAAGTCTCTGCATTACATTCCTCGATAACATTGTGGTTTGTTGCCGTTGCCAAGAATTGAAAacataaaagttttaaaaaaataataaaattgcaTGCTGCTTCAATTGTGAATTGATGATAAACTGTTCTCTTTCAGAAAAATAATTTGAACCAAAACATTCCGTTTACATTTTAGACAGTAAGTATCTTTATTCCTGTTAGTATTATATCTGTTTACTGCTTTTAACTTCTGATAGCGTTGGAATTAAAACAATGTCAAGGTGCTGTTGTCATAgttttactgttttatttttttatttttaaattcccaCAAGGTTGGAAAAGGAAAATAATCATTATGATATATGTGCTGGATAAAACACACTTGGTTTTTCCTTTGTATGTTGTGAAGGTGTTTGCAATATTGAATCAGGCTACtgactaaataaaaaaaaaaagaggcaactGAAAAAAAGAATGCTGATGTGCCTCTTCACATTGCTGAACTGCAGGCTCAAGGACAGATCTCATGTAACTGTCTGGCTCGTTTTTGtaatggctgtattttgaaaaagctgcatTTGCTTATTTGTTTGTgtggggtttttggttttttttggtggagGGGTGTTTGGAATCCCCCCCTGCCATCCTCTCTTGGATATGAAATTGATTGCAATCTCTAAAATATTTAATTCCTCACCATATGACTAAAGCTTGTCATATTGAAAATATCATATGCAGTGTGGAGAGCAATTACTTAAAATGTAATAAAAGATGTTTGGTGCTCAGATCAAACATTTTTGTTGAAGCCCAATAAAATTTCACGATAATGTGGTCTGAACAGAGAACAGTAAACTTAGCTCAGGGAAGCTACAGGATTGGACAGTAGGGGCTCAGTTCAATGATGAGTTACAACACATTGGTTTGAGTAGTGCGGCATGAGTGTAAATCTGCAATGAATTTGGCACCATGTGTTCTGCAGCAGATCAATGCCATTACCTTGCACAGATGTATGTACTATAGCCTAATTCTTCATTGATGACAAAGGAAATATCTAATATGTTCTCCCCCTGGAGTTTCCAGGGGATATGGCACTTGAGAAATTGAGAAAATTCAGGCCTGAAGGACTGCTAAGGATTAGCTCTGGAATGAGCTAGAAAGAGGGCTCTGCCTCTAGCTTCTAGCACTGAATATATTCGGATACGTTCAAGAGATTCTAAAACTTAAGGTGCGGTACATGACAGCTTTAATCCATTTAAACAAACAGCATCATCCATAAATAAGACTTTAAAGAGTAGGTGTACTAGTTAGGATAACTAACGCCAAAGCCAGTTAGATGCAAATATCTATTCCAGCAGTTTCTTAGTAGTCCAATAGCATGAAATCAGTATTTTTGAGTTAGAAACTCAAAAACAGAGAATGAAGATGATTAAACAAAGGCTAAATGTAGATGTGGACTAAGTACAAGAATTGCAGTGAATGCAGTGGGAGAAACCTACATTCTAAAGTGAGTCTAATAGCCCAGTAGTTCAGTTCTGTGTACAACTCAGGTAGGTGggagaaaagagaaaagagagaaataGGTAAAACATGGACACTTAAATTTTGCGATACTTCATCAGGAATTTTATGCTAGTAAAATTTGTGCCCTATTTTGCATCTCTATTCTAAATCTTATGTTCAACATATGTAAAGCACCTATTTGATCAACACACAAATAGTTGTTATCCCAAAAATTAACCCAACCATCCTTGCCAGCCAAGGATTGATTAAATAAACCGTCTTTATACTGAAGGTTAACAGtctctgaagctatgtctacactagagagttttgtcaacaaaacctgagttttgtcgacaaaactcatgaagcatccacactaaaaaatgcgttctgttaatatattgttgacagaactcagcacttttattgacagccttctgcctctcttccaggaggcagaacatctttcttgacagaatctgcggacacaaaagccatgtggatgctccggggagccctctgttgactgacagggcttctgggtcaccgggcaacccagcctgctgtgcttctggttggccattctgttgagagcagccaggcagtctgacaGCTCCGTGTTGACAGAGTgaatcaacagagcaatccgcttttgtgtgggGCCACGATctatcaatagaagttttgttggaagatattttccaacagtaacttgtgttgacagattgctatagtgtagacatagcttgcgCATCTGGATCTGTCAGTTCAGCAGAAGAACTGACCACCAGAAGTTATCTGTCCCACCAGCTTAATGACAACTTCTTCCCCCATCCTCAATATGGTGAAGTTTAGGGATGTCTAGAAAGAGATTACTGCATCAGCAGTGGAAATCCACAGGGATAGAGAGAAACATTTATCTGAAACTTGTGAAGCTGCAAAATTCAGGTTATATGGAGAGATTTCAGGCATGCTGCTCCCAGATGGGAACCAGAAATAAAATACCTACCTGAAGATCTTGGAGCTCCAGTTTGAATTTGCTTTATACTAATGGAAGTGTTGGGTGGGAGAGGATTTGAGTTTGTTCAAATCAGTTGGTCTATTCTGTTTTGTGTATGATAAATATCCTTATTTTTCATAACCCTGATAATACTGTATGAAGCAAGTACAATCTCAAAAGCATTTCCATACTGTTTCTGTGGAGAGAGGTGAAATTttggttccactgaaatcaatgaaagtttTGCCAGCAGCTGGAGTTCCAGCCAAAACGAGCAACTGACTCTACTGAGGTCTAACTTCAGGTGTGACAATGGTTTTATTGTCTCCCATTTTTCAaaccacaacatttaaaaaaacacccaTGTAGAAAAAGGAAAGGGCAAAATTAAGTAGTGTAGAGGTGTGTAAGCTGTGTCTTAATTTGGCAATGGAAGGACAGCTAGAATATGGCAGGAATCTAATTTGAACATAAAATAATAATTTCTAATTCATATTAACTTACTAAAATCAGTTATGTGTCTTTCTTTAAATATTTGTgctagaaagaaaacaaagatagTAAACTTGCAAAATTATCTATGGGTTTGTCCTTATTCAGTCAAACCTCTCAGCCAGGGTTAGGCCAGATATAAGGACTATATGTTGTAAATTCTTAAAAATACTGTACCTTGATCTATGTTCAGATTCTGCCACTCTTTCTTTTCAGTAATTGAAATTAATGGGTCTACTCATGAACTGGCTTATTAAACAAAGTGAGTAGAGGTTGTAGAATCTGACCTCTATTTTTCTTTAATAATGGTACATTTTGAAAAATCCACAGATTCTCTTTTTGGGACAGAAATAGCAAATGAATCGTCTATGCAAGTATATTAACATGGTACAAATTATTCTCCTAaggtattaatatttataatttcTTTAAGATGAACCAGGCAATTAATTACAGGTCCATGGCTGTCACATGCCAGGCCTAACACGTACGTGATCCCAAGTTTGGCAGTTTTAGTTGAttgaaattagattttttttaattcactcaGTTGAAGTCTTGCCGTGCTCTGTGGCAAAAGTATTTCATTCATGTCAGCAGGCCTATTGCTTTGTTAAAGTAAAGACTTTTGTGCAAATGTAAGTTAATGTCTGTAGACTTGTTCTCTATTACTCACCTTGTGTAACAAATATTTATTGTGTATATTTATATAATGTTATGTTTTGGGGGGAACACTGAAGTTGTCATTAAAACTTAATAGTATCTGCATCATACTGTAAATATAATTGAGCTATATTTAAGTGTACTAATTAATATATGTTTAAGTACAAAATTTtgtattcttttaaaatattttcaatataTATAAAAGAAACCTTGGTGTGGGAAGGGTTGGGGACCATGTCACTTTTCCTTAATTGTAAAACGAAATTGAGTTTTACTATGAAGATGTGTGTTCCTTGCTTTAAAACAGTGTTTATTTTAGCAATAACACTTCATTAGAGAACAGATAGCCACCTGTTTTATACCTTACACAAGATGAATTGATATAATGTATTTTACTGGACCAACGTCTGTTGGTAACAGAGATAAGTTTTCGAGGTgacacagagctctccttcaTAACCAGCATGAGGGCAGGTCCAGATGTCATTTTCCACAAAACTTGAAGATTCTTTTTAGGCGTATGTATTTCCATTTAATTCTAGACCATGAATGCTAGGAATATAAATCTGGCACAACTGATTTTATTCAACTATAAAAAATGGTTAAAACTGAAGTAGGATGATGGGGTTTTTTCATATAATGTTAATAACTGAACAAATGAGACATACATTCAATATTTATAGTCTGGTCATGTACCTTTTTTGGAAATGGTACAATGTATACTTATATCCATTATACTGAACTTATGTATGACCCTCTAGAGTTCTATCTCGGACTGCAATGTCCTTGGGTTAACATCTTGTTAGCCCTTCAAAAAGGATATGCCCCTGCTATAAACTGCCAAGCCTTTGTGTGCTTAATTATACCACAGTCACAGAATGATAAATAAATCTTCATGACAAATGGAAAACTTTCAAATAAGTTGcaaaaattttctttttaaattccaGTGTTGCAACTTTCCCAAGAGATCAGTGCCAATAATTCCTTCACAGACCTGAGTAATTTGTGCTTCTGCAGATTATCAGTAATATTAAACACACACGCATACGTATAACCCTTTagtgttgttttaaaaaataaggctGATTAAAGCCATAACAAATATTGAAATATACTGAAAGTATATGGAATCCATGGTAAGAAAGAGCTCTTGCTTCTATGCCCTAATCCTGTTCATTGCAATTGGTCCTTTGTTTGGAACTTGCTTCTACCCCTTTGTCACCCATAGctgagattatttttttttttttttttttacttttcagcaGTGggcatctttttattttttaactcttTCCCAAAGGCATTGAGCAGTTGGGGTTCAGCTGGATATATGGTATAGActtattttgttgttttaatatGTGCGTTTGGAAACCAGAGAACAGGATGGATACCTCTAGTTACACTTCCGAAATATGAAGATGTAAGTAATCCAGTTGATAAACTAGAAAAGCAGGTCTTCAATGGCTGATTATAATAAGATGGCAGAGACTGAAATGTAGCTTTGGCAGCAATCATcccatttttgttttcctcctaAGAGACAAAAGATTTATATAACTTGGAATCTTGGAATCAAGCgaaaagcattttaaatttttCAGCCAGAGAACCATGGTAAAAGGAGGTTTTGAATTCAACATTAatgcaacatttaaaaatgaaattagaaGGGTCTGATGTTCACTTCACGCAGATCCAGGTATGTGCAGTATCTTGCCGTCACTGCCTACCTCTTCCCATTAATGTCTCATCAGGATGCAAATTAGCCAACAAAAACTCATTCTGTCAAGAATATTGAATTAGGAAGGAATGCACTGGTTTGGATAAAATATAAACAGTATCAAAATCTCACCCAGACCACAAACTGTCTTTGAGATTAAAAAGAATTCATCTAATTGTTTATTATTCCAGACTTCCCCTGCTAGCATGAGATGGAAGTATCATAGCAAAAGGGGTTGCCATAGTGGTATTTCCAGCAAGACCTTTACGAGGAAGTACTGGAAGTCTCCAGTGACAGCCTGGTTTTGCAAGAGCTGTAGAAGGAAAAAGTATGGATTAGCACTGGGGCTTTTGGATGCCTCTCTGAATCAAACTTTGCAAAAGCCAGTGTTGCAGACTGAGGTATAGCATTGTTCATAGATGCTGCTAGAAAAAACAAATGAACTCAAAGCTAAGCTTATATTTGCATTCCCGGCACTTTGGTCCGTCACAGAAATGTCATCCAGCTGCAGCAGTTTTGTTTTAGTAAAGGACTATACAAATCAAAGGTAAAGAATGAGTCACTGGACCTTCTCTGTAACCTGAGCACTCCTCAGCCCTATCCACCCCAAAGAAACAAACCATGAATGCTTTATGTGTATTAAAAAGAATGGCAATTCATCTTTTCACTGGCTAGGTTTGTTGCTTAGGTATGTACCAAACATAGGTACAAGCAGTCCTACTAGCCAAAACCCTACCAAGATAACCTCCAGCTGAGTATGAGCAAAGATTGTGCTTATTGGGGCTTGTACACATCTCAGCCCACGGTGGGCACCCCCTCTGGGCAGTGTGGGCCTCCGCACCTTGCCCCAGTCTGCGTGCAGCCTTGGGGCCAATGGCCATCTCCCTGGGGTTTTGTCCCCTTTAATGGGTCTGCTGCCCAGCAGCATAcgtgcccaggccctggttcagggcaggatAACAGGCAAACAAATAGCCACCAAAGTGGCATGGCTCAGGAAaggtgaggggctgcctctccagagATGGAATAGGGGGACGCAGGCCCTACCACTCCACTGCGTCCCGGCCCAGGGCCCTAGCGACAGCTCTCACCGTGCgctgggtagtggggatccaggctgcagcaCACTACCGTGGGCTCAAGTGGAGcatttcctgggccacttcctgccTCCACCTTGATCGGTGTTTGGTCCCACTTGGAGTGTTTGGCCAGCTCTGGAAGGCGGGTTTCCTCTGGGTAAGTAGCAGTGGGTGGGTCCGGCCAGTCAGGCATCTCCATATTGTTTGGGTAGTatacctggggcagggctgtgcgcTCCAGCAGGTCCAAGGCCTTGCCGTtttgggtggcaggcaggactccagACCCATGCCGGTGTGGGCCCCCCGGGGtagctggccatgggcaggctATCTGGCTCCGACAGGTCCTTGGGGCATGGGGTTTGCTGCAAGCCTGAGGGCCCCAGTAGATCAGGAAAGTCTGGGCGCTTGGCTAATGGCAGGCTTGGCTGTGGCCCCCCAGGTtggtcagggcagctggctggtggctCTTGTTGGCCTGGTGGTATGACCTGGGTTCCCAGGAGCCCAGTCAGAGGCCTCTGCCCTGTTCAGAGGCCATCCTTTTAATGAGCCTCGAGCCCCTCCCCTAGtactt is a window encoding:
- the BDNF gene encoding neurotrophic factor BDNF precursor form, with product MTILFLTMVISYFSCMKAAPMKEASVKGQGSMAYPGLRTHGTLESLSGPNTGSRGLTSLANTFEHVIEDLLDEEQDVQPSEENKDADLYTSRVMLSSQVPLEPPLLFLLEEYKNYLDAANMSMRVRRHSDPARRGELSVCDSTSEWVTAAEKKTAVDMSGATVTVLEKVPVPKGQLKQYFYETKCNSKGYTKEGCRGIDKRHWNSQCRTTQSYVRAFTMDNRKRAGWRFIRIDTSCVCTLTIKRGR